From Candidatus Micrarchaeia archaeon:
TTTTAATGCTTCTAAAATAAGATTTTTTTGTGCTTCTTTTAATTCCTCACCCAAATTAAAATAAGAGTATAGTTCTAAAATTCCATCAAAATTAGTTAGTTTATTTTTATCATTTAGGATTGGATGAAAATTTATATGTATTGATTTTAGTTTTTCTTTTACTATTGGAGATACAAAACTAGCAATTTCTCTTTCAGAGATTTGATACCTTCTAGATAGTAATTTAACTATTTCTATTAATTTAGGTAAATTAATTCTTTCTATATAAATGTTATTTATTTGAATTATAAATTCTCTTTGAATTGATTTGTGTATTATTGAATGTTGTCCATATTTTTTAGCTTGTCTTATTGAATTGGATAAATAACCAATAGTATAAGAAGTCTCAGAAATCCAATATTCAAGGTCATTATACATTTTTTCATCTTTTGAGAAGATTACAAGAAAATCCCTTCGATTTTCTAGATCATTTGAATTTTTTTCAAGTTTTTTTATGAGCCATTCCTTTCTTTTTTCCTCTTCTTCTGTTTTTATCTCTTTAGTGATTGTTTTAAATTCATTTACTAATTTTTTTGTTTCTTCGAGTATTTCTAATGTTTCTTTAATTCTTTGTTTTGTTGTTTCTGAATTTTTTATTGATTCTAAAAGTTTTTTATCTGAAATTTTAAATTCATAACTTAAAATATTTATTACACTTAAAATATAACCCTCATTTTCTGTTTCAGAGACTTTCTGTAAAAATAAAGGAACTAATAAATCTGGGATTTCCTCTTTAAATCCATATTCCATTGCAAGTCTTGCTGCTTGTTCATAATTTGCTGTTTCTTTTAATCTTTTTAATTCACTTTTTACTCTGTTTATTGGTAATTTTAAGCTACTTCCGTCAAACTCAAAGCCAGACAAAATCATTCTTGCTATATTAAATTTTGATATTACTAATTTATTATTTGTAGCATCCTTAAGTATTTCAGTATCAATAATAGTATTAAGTATTATTTTAAGTTCTGATTTTGTAATTCCAATCTCTTCTGCAGTTTTTTTCATTGATTCAAAGTCAATTAATAATTGTCTGTTTGTTAAAATCAGAGTTATTTCCTTTTCTAAGGATTTTTCAAATTCTTCTTTAGTTTTTGGTTTCTTTTCTTCTGTTTCTTCAAAATCTTCTACGTTAGCTTCAAAATCAAATCTATTTGGAGATATTCCTAATCTTTTTAGTACTTCTTTTTGTTTTTTGCCCTCTGTGTTTACTGTTTCTATTTTTAATAAAAGAACTTTATCTAGAGAACCTAAAGTTTGTTGAGATATGCCTGTTTTTTCTTCAATAAATTTTCTATCTGGGTGCTCAGGTTCTTTTTTTGGTTTAATTTCTTGCTCTAATTTTCTAACTCGATTATTTTCTAAATAATACATATAAAAATCCAAATAATTTATTTTTTCTTTACCTTCTAATTTATCCCAATATTCATTTATTATTTTAGAATTTTTTGTTTTTTTATAAAATTCTTCTGGATTTTCATTTGCTAATATTCTAAATTCACTGTAAAAGATGTTTTCATATGTAGAATTAGAATATGTCCCATACTCTTTAGAGAAAATCTCCTTTATTATTTTTTGATAGTTTTTTTCAATTTTTTCCTTTTTTCTTAAAGCTTTTTTTTCACTGATACTCATTGTTTTTCCTTCTGCTTCTTTTCTTTTTGCTATCTGTAATCCAAGATAATTAGTATATGCCCTATGTTGTTTTGGAGACATTTCTTTATTAGAAATAGATTCAGGTATTACATCACTACCTCTTAAGTTAGAGAATTCTCTTTTTTTTGTTTTATTCTCCTCAATATCTGTTTTTGGAGTTTTGCTTGAAAAACTGGAGAAAACCCCTTCACAAACTAATTTAAGTACTTTTTCAGCTTTTTCTAGATTTTCTTTACTTTTTTTCTTTCTTTTCATTTTTTTAACTATTTTTCCAAAAATAAGAAGAGTTTTGTATTTACCATTAATAATTTCTGTTGATTCTGGATAAATCTCTGAATCTAATTCTTCACAAAAAGAAAATAATTGTTTTTTTTGTTTTCTGTTTAAGTCTTCTATTTTTATGTTTCTTAATTTTGTTAATTTTCCATCAAAATCTAAACTAAAATTATTATTTTTCATAATTTTATATGTGTGATAAGGAATAAAAATCTATGCTTTTTTTAATTTTTTATCAGTAATTTTTAATAATAAATTTTTAAGATATATATATATATATTTCGCTACTAAAATAATGTATAATCTATTAGGGTGATTTAATGGCTAAAGTTGCAATGAGAGATATAGAAATAGGAATTGATAATTCTTTGACTGATGAAAAAGCAGTCCAAAAAATTTTTGCTGAACAAAACAAAACAATAAAAGATATTCTTGAAAAAAGAGCAGGAATGACACTTGATTTTAATTCTCAACAACTTGCAAAATTAATTCAAACAATATCTCCTAAAAAAATCTTCAAAAGAAAATATTAAACGTTATTATGGAAGGATTTGATCATTATATAACTAGAGCAGATGAAGTCTTTAAAGATGTTAATTCTGGAAAATTAACAGTACCACAAGCAGAAGAAAAACTACAAAGAATTTTGAAAACAACTGAAACAAGAATAGGTTCAGACGTAAGAGAATTAGCCCCTAATGATACTACTAATAAAGGGGCTGTTCTTGATTCTTCCTTATTTGCAATTTCAGTGGTAACTTTTGGACCACCCTTTGTTGCTCTTGGAATTGCTTTTGCTCCTATTTCTGCATCGATAGGAGGCATAGTAATAGTTGGGAGTACTCTTGTTGGTACTATTATTCCTTATTATACAGCATTAGATTTTCCTCCAGATAGGCCATGGCGCACAGTTAGTGAAGAAGGAAAAAAAGCATTATATAATAAAACCATGCAGGCATTAGGTAATCTAGAAGTTGATAAAACTGAGACTTTAAAAAGTATACCAAAAAAGAAATAAGATTAGATATTATCAAATTAGACTTAAAAATATTTAGAAATATTTCATAATTGTAATATCTGTGATTTCTTTTAAAAGCGCTTTTTCTTCTTCTGTTAATTCATCTGAAAAATGAGTTTTAATTGTACTGGCTGTTTCTCTATTTATATATGAATATAAAACATCTTCTTCATTAAAATCTTTTCCTGCAATTGGTTTTTCCATTGAAACAGCAACTTGCATTCCTTTTTTAGCTTCTTTTATATTTTCTCCTTTATCTTGAATAACTTTTATTTCTCCTAAAATTATTCCTTTTTCATTTATCATTTTAAAACCAGGCCTTAATTTTCCACCTAAAATTTCTACTCCAAAAACAGCAGGTTTGCTTACTCTAAAAATATGATTTCTTAATATTCTTATTTTTACAGGCCAAACTAATCCTTTCATTACTGAATCTTTATCCCTTTGTTTTTCTTCTTCAGCCCATTCTTTATATTTATCTATTAAATTATATACAACATTACTTTCAAAAATAGGTATATCTTCTTCTTTTGCTTCTTCTTTTGCATCTTCATTTATTGAAACATTAAATCCTAAAATTGCTCCTAAGTATTTATCCATATTTCTAACTGCTTTTGCTCCTATAATATCTGTTTTTGTAATTTTTCCAATTCCTGCTTGTTTTATGTTTATTTTTTCTCCACTAAGCATTTTGATTAATGCTTCTGTTGAACCTAAGGTATCTGTTTTTATTATTACTCCTGCGCCTTCAGATTCAAATAGAACTTTTTTTAATTGTTCTTCAATTTCTTTAGTTTGTTTTTCTTCATCTTCAATTATTAAAAAAGGAGAACCTGGTATCGCATCTTCTAACTCAGGTGCAAATATTTTAAATCCAGATGCAGCATGAACTTCATCAACATAAATGAATTTATCTTTAATATGCTGGCCAGGCAATGTTGGTTTTAATATGCCTCTTATTTTTGTTTTTTTAACTCCTTTTAAAGTACCAAATAAAAATTCATCTCCTTTTTTTACAGAGCCGTCATAAATTATTACATCAATTGTTGTTCCTAATCCTTTTTCTTCTTTAATTTCTAATATAGAACCTTTCCCTTTTCCTTTGACTTCAATATTTAGATTTTTTTCTAAGTATTTTTGGCTTATGCCTGAAATATATAATAATAATTCAGCTAAACCTTCACCTGTTTTTGCACTCATTGGAATTATCAAAATTTGTTTTGTCATTTCTTGTACTCTATCAAATCTTTCAGTATCAAATCCATATTCATACATTTTTCCAACTATCTCATAAATTTTTTGATCTAACAAGTCTTTTGTAGTTTCAGTTTGTTGTTTATAACTTTCCATAAAACAAAAGTCTTTTTTAGGATTCCAGCCCATTAGTAAATCAATTTTATTTGCAGCAATTATAAAAGGAGTTTTCTTTTGTTTTAAGATTTTTATACTTTCAATTGTTTGTGGCTGTATGCCTTGATTTATATCTATAACTAATACTGCTAAGTCTGCTAAACTTCCTCCTCTTTCTCTTAATGAAGTAAAAGCTTCATGTCCTGGTGTATCTATAAATAAAATTCCTGGTAATTTAATTTCTAATTTCATTTGTTCCAATTGTTTTTTACAAATAGTTAACAATATTTCTTTTGGAACTTCACTTGCTGATGTATGTTGTGTAATCGCGCCTGCTTCTTTAGATGCTACGACGGTGTTTCTAA
This genomic window contains:
- the infB gene encoding translation initiation factor IF-2, with amino-acid sequence MTIRQPIVTIMAHVDHGKCVAPKTKIILDDGEIINADELYQRLCKDGEKIKNQKGEVFELKKGAKIFSFKGGEFVKKRISHVWKLKSPKNIIKISLRSGQEVEVTPEHPFFVLTKNAEIKQKKARDIKEGDFIVTAKKLSLTKNLNKTKKQIIEKLEKMDNMVVFIKNEKFIERLKKEDKQKLLKANVFSTCPYGALKNKRFRTIDFFKIAKMFRISKLKAYEIITHIKNTSPKWRAGHTSRKVKLPKTKEEFEKFGYIIGCLIGDGCLGHSVNLFNVDENVTKTYINYCKEVLELNSKIEKQKNKCPKIINTGGKTLSRILYEIFDFPKKEKARDIKFGKIIQTSHELKKGAIAGWFDTDGTVSKINNSIEILSKSKALVEEMNLMLLEFGIPSVKRQRIKKYGKIQKTYWEIKIANEPYLYLFLSKFKIKCLKKIKVLKQAKEKSSTSRIFDMSPISGEFIKKQKIKCRNKKLAYYNKYLKYDRLSINFIKKLIKNTKNKKLKEQFSSLTTDSASFVEVKTKKEKKPEYEYVYDFTIPNTHNFVAEGMVIHNTSILDKIRNTVVASKEAGAITQHTSASEVPKEILLTICKKQLEQMKLEIKLPGILFIDTPGHEAFTSLRERGGSLADLAVLVIDINQGIQPQTIESIKILKQKKTPFIIAANKIDLLMGWNPKKDFCFMESYKQQTETTKDLLDQKIYEIVGKMYEYGFDTERFDRVQEMTKQILIIPMSAKTGEGLAELLLYISGISQKYLEKNLNIEVKGKGKGSILEIKEEKGLGTTIDVIIYDGSVKKGDEFLFGTLKGVKKTKIRGILKPTLPGQHIKDKFIYVDEVHAASGFKIFAPELEDAIPGSPFLIIEDEEKQTKEIEEQLKKVLFESEGAGVIIKTDTLGSTEALIKMLSGEKINIKQAGIGKITKTDIIGAKAVRNMDKYLGAILGFNVSINEDAKEEAKEEDIPIFESNVVYNLIDKYKEWAEEEKQRDKDSVMKGLVWPVKIRILRNHIFRVSKPAVFGVEILGGKLRPGFKMINEKGIILGEIKVIQDKGENIKEAKKGMQVAVSMEKPIAGKDFNEEDVLYSYINRETASTIKTHFSDELTEEEKALLKEITDITIMKYF